The Nocardiopsis composta genome includes the window GCCGACCAGGTCGGCCTCGCGGGCAGCGGTGAGCCGGGCCGGGCGCTCGCCGGGCGCGCCGGAGACCACCAGGTCGGTGCCGGCCAGCGCGCGCTCCAGCAGGGTCCGGGCGCGGGCCGGGGCGAGCGTGTGGAACACCGCCATCGGGTTCTCCTCGGCCTCGGCCCGGCAGTGCTCCAGCAGCCGGTCCACCTTGGTGGTCACCCAGGCGTCCCGGAGCACCCCGCCGCAGTTGTGGTCGATGACGGCGATCAGCGCGTGGCCGGGCCGCTCCGGGCCGCCGGGGTCGGAGTCGTAGCGGAAGGTGCAGATGACCTCGTCGGCGTCGCCGAACCGGTCGCCGGAGAGGTAGGCGCCCAGCGGGCGGACCCGGCCCACCGCCTCGGCCCAGGCCGGGCGGCGCAGGTCGCCCCGGTCGGCGAGGGCGAGGACGCCCTGCTCGGCGAGCTCGCGCCGGTGCGCCGAGGCGCCCAGCGAGGCGATTCCGGACAGCAGCGCCAGTCCGGCCGGGGTGCCCGAGGCCGCGGCGTGCGCGATCAGCCCCTCGGTCAGGTGCCGCTCCAGGTCCGCGCCGGACATGCCCGGGATGCGCTGCCCCCACCAGGCGCCGAGCATCCTGCTGACGACGAGTTCGGCGTCGAGCGGGTCGCGCATCGCCAGCAGGGCGCGGGCGACGCGGAGCATCTCGGCGAAGACCGGGTCGGGGGCTGCGTCTGGGGACGGCGTCAGGGGAGGTACGGACACCTGACAGAGCCTATGGCACCTGTCGTGCACCCCGGGTGGAATCGGGCGGGGAGCGGGGAGGCTCCCCGGGCGGCGGTCAGGCGATCGCGTCGTGGTCGGGCAGGCGCGGGCCGACGAGCCGCTCCGACGGCGGGCGGGACATCACCATGGCCTGCAGCCGCTCGCGGGCGACCCGCTCCACCAGCCCCGGGGTGACCCGGAAACCGAGGTGCTCGGCGCACTTCCAGGTGTCGTGCACGCAGCGGTGCACGTTCCCCGGAGCCAGGGAACTGAACTCGTCGTTCAAA containing:
- a CDS encoding three-helix bundle dimerization domain-containing protein; its protein translation is MLQTYPAADLQQVARRLNDEFSSLAPGNVHRCVHDTWKCAEHLGFRVTPGLVERVARERLQAMVMSRPPSERLVGPRLPDHDAIA